Part of the Mangifera indica cultivar Alphonso chromosome 4, CATAS_Mindica_2.1, whole genome shotgun sequence genome, AAAATTATTAGCTCTGATTACAACCTATAACATCCAATCCATGATAATAGCTTGAACATGTCTTCGCCGACTTATTTGTCACGTCTAGACTAAGGTCAGCTAGAAAGAAAGAGGTAAGTCTATGttgaattagaaaaaagaatAGGAAATTGTCGTGCAGATTGTTAATAATAGCCATAAAGATTCTTTATTAAATGGCTCACAAATTTGGAGAAGTTTTATGTGGTTCTTTTAGTATAATGGTGACTAGATTTCTGTAAGGAGCTATCTGAATTCTGAAGTGTGGATTCAGAAGATGAATTTTCAAGACAATTTGTGGTGAGAGCGGAGGAATCATGTAGTGTTTGCCACTTTAACTGGTATTCGACCTTCAATGGACTTTTATCTTTGCCCCTTATTTGCaatatctcatatttaaaattcaaactcaatcaagaaaaatcattacattgaaatattaaaatcaattttaatttttaattgtgttGGTCTCTAACGTCATAACAATTAATgacttaaatttcaattttaataaacaaagacttattattattattattttgataacgGAGATTTCGTCTGTATCTTTTGGAAGGGTAAATCTTGGGCATAATAATCGGATAACTGTTAACTAGTAAGTTAAAGTTTCATAATCATCAAACCAATAAATTCCAAAGAGACTAGTCCTATATCTCACTTCAATATGGACATAGTAGAAGCATCAAACATAGCCTACTTGTAATTGTAAGCTTGGTTTTGATTGGATGAAATTGTagcagttttattattttagctTGGTTGAGTTCAGTGGATCCTACTTGAATGGATTTCTTTCTGGAGTGCAAGTTGTGCCCTCTTCACCAATTTCCTACACGTTTCAACGCCTGTCTCAAATATGTCGAAGAAGGCAACTTAATTGACGTCCATTGTTTCTAATGAGTCCAAGCCTTTCAATGGGAAAGGAGTTGGAAAGCTTTACGAGTCATTGGCTGAGCACATACACCAGAAGTGGATCTGTGCTGAGCTTGTTCGGGCTTAGTTTTATGTTTAActcaaatgagtcaaatttgagttaattttataGAAGATGTGAGTTTTCAATACCAAGAAGATGTTTAACTCAAATGAGCCCAAGTAGGGGAAGTCAGGGGCTCAGGTACATAATTAGTCTTTCGGATGATCAAATTTGGATTTATTGGTTAATTTTATAGAAGATGTGATGATATCTTTGCATATTAAACCTTACTGACCttataataaaaaggaaaattatgagAGAGAATTGATACATCACTTTTTATTggcttcaaaattttcaaaatctgatTACGGGGTAGGGAAGTAAAGTTGATCTactgttaaaaatattatctgtTTTGCAACTCAAAATACGTATAACAATGTcaaagtttatatattatttaatcaatcttCTATTATTATCTTCAAGCAAGATACATACCTAACATTTTTTCCACATGGTGTTACATTTTCAATATAAGAGGAGTTaggataatttacttaatttataacatatttGATGGTGAGCCACATTCACATGATAGCATTATAGAAAGAGCTAAGTTGTAAAATAGAGCATATTTGAgttggtttggtttaaatctATAATTCTACTCAAACAAACTAATTTCAAGTTAGAGATTTCActtggaaaagaaaatgttCCATACTAATGCATTTAGGTCCCTAACCATGGGTTCCAATGCACAAGATCTTGTAGCACTCTTCTTAGGACCGATTCAGGATCATGAGATCTTTTTCTGTCAGATACAAAGGGCTGTTGCACAAAATATACTTCAAATCGTGATCAACTCATTTGATCCATCTAGTAATATTGTTCATGCTGTTGTAGATATTGTTCAACCTTCAAATGATATTATTCACATCATTGACAACTCTCAAATTAAATTGTGCACCAGTTCAAACTGGACATCATAAACTCAGTCTCACCCCAATCTCCAAGTCTTTGTTGATTAGATAAAGCTgttcacatatatataacttattAACTGAGGGTTATTTTGGTGCGTGTGAAGATTTGTCTCCGATGGGTTTACGAACAAAGAGTAAGTGTACTTGTGAAGAGCTTCGACCAAGACAGAATGAAGGAGAATCTCGATATATTTAATTGGAGATTAAGTCAAGAAGAGCTGGACAAGATCGAACAAATCCCACAGAGCCGAGGAAATACTTCTGAATTTGCAGTATCGGAGCAAGGTCCTTACAAATCCATCGAGGAGTTCTGGGATggagaaatataaattttatcaatgttTGTGATTGTGCTACAATAATAAAATCACCGGTTGATAGCCATTTGATTTGGGTATAGGGTTAGCCATTATGcattgaataaaatctatacaTGTGTTGTTTTACACAGTATATATATGGCTCAATGTTAATTTCTACAAAAATTTCCTCCAGCCGGGCGTgcatatatattcataaaaactaAGCAAATGCTTGATTGATTCGATCAGAATTTTCTTCTGAAAATAGTGAAGATTCCAGGGGCACCCTTAGCCTCACTTGGCAAAACTATTGCTCTTTTAGGCTTTGGCGCCCCGATTCTGTAAAAAAACTGCTCTCCAACCAATTCAACTCGGATTAAATCAGGCGATGAGCTTTTCATCACTTCTGAAAAAACTTTGGATTAACTTGAAATGTTCTTACTCTCATGCTTAGAATAGCAAGATTCTGTCCCTCAAACTATCCCTACGGTTATTACATATGAGTTGTaggtaataaaaataagatatagaGATTGTctttttagtatattttcagCCATTGGAAGACCAAAAGTTCTCTACTTTCTAAGTCAACTGCGTGTATGATGATAATTCAGAGTGAAAGTACACCGAAGTAAAAAATGGAGCAGTATAAAGCATTCAatttaaggtttattttttcAAAGAGTTCTTATTTAGTTGTTAGAATGTCCGGTGTGTCTTATCTTGtgctcttcttctctttctctcatcTGGTACTTTTTTCTTTGGCTCAGGAAGAAAATGGTTCCAGCCCCAAATGTCAATCGTTCGTCTGTAGAATTCTCGACCGTATAGGCTTCCCTTTCTCCAATGAACCTTTCCCTCAGTGTGGATTTTTGACAGTGAAGGGCTGCAAAGAACAAGTTCAGAGGATTCAACTGGAGGAAAATGGGCCAGAGTTTCAAGTTCTAAGCATCTCCAAGGATAATACGCTTACTCTTAGTCATCCtggaaaatttaaaaacccTCAATTGGGAAGCAAAAGCTGTGTTGATTACTTGCAAAATCTCACCATTCCCAGCTCTAACTTTCTCTCCTTTGAAGTGAAACCCCAAAATCAAATCCTTTTCAGCTGTCCCGGAAAGCCTTACACCGTCGGATTAAATTTTGCTTCTCTCTGTAATGGCTCCAGAGACTCAATTGTCTACTACAATGGAATAAAACCTGATGGATCATCAGCTCCTCCGCAAAATTGCTCACTTATTCAGTTCCGAAGCAACAAGAATGGAAAGGGTCTTCACTTCTCGAATTTGTTCACCGGTTGGTTCCAACTTCAAGTGAATGTAACCAGTGAATGTCGTGAATGTCATCATAGAGGAGGCACATGCCGATTTGACAACAGTGGAGAATTTAAATGTCGGGATGCTAGGTCAGGTATGGCAAATGACAGGAACTAAAAACTTTCACATATTGGTTTACTGTTGTTACAGGTTAATTTTTCAATAGTATGCCTCAAATTGACTTCCTTTCTCTGATTTTGATTAGCCCCAGTCGCCTCAGCTGAGCCTGAAAAAACTCTCAAAGGAAACTTAGAATGTCACAACCTTTACAGTTCTAATTTTTCTGTTCCTTTTATGATCTTGTAACATTCATTTGTAACATTCATTGCTAAATTTCCCATCGGCAACACATTATAAATGTAACAGTGGTTGAGTCACATATAGAGGTAAATACAATACCTTTAGGCAAATCTCATGTAGATAAAGTATGATATATGTAACATTTTTAAGCAAACCTCATATCAATAAAACATGGTAAAATATATTGGCATGATACCAACATAAACTAGGTCAAGGGGGGGTATGGATGTGTTTACAAAGGCAGGAAATCTGATGGTTGTTATGTCGCTAAAGCTCTTAACTGAATCCAAAAGGTAATGATGAAGAATTTAGTAATGAGGTGGCCAACATCAATAGGCTTCCCATGGCAACATCGTCACTTTTTTGTGTTTCTGTTGGGAGGGTTGTAGAATAGCTCTGGTCTATGACTTTGTGCCCAATGGATCTCTTGAGAAGTTCTAGAAGATAAAAGTCCATTGAAGGCGGTTTACCAGCTGAAGTACCGAAAATGGTACCTCATTCCTCCATTCATCTTTTGAATCTATATTTCCTGAATTCAGATAACCAGTCATGGCTACAAGACAAGAACCACATAAAACTTATCCAAATTTGTGGACCGTTTAATAGAGAATCCTTGTCTCTGTCATTAACAacttgtaattttgtttttcccttCAGCAGAgacttatatttttctctccagCTAGCCTTAGTCTAGACGTGACTAATAAGTTGGAGAAGTCATGATGAAGTTATCGGGGACTGGATTGCCCACTGCACTTCTTTTAAGTCTCTTTCTACAGGAACTTCCGGGTACAATTTCCAAGTCAACTGGCGTGTTTCACGGGATACGCAATTGAACTTCAATTTAGAGAAAGAAATGATTGAAGAGCCACAAGGACtggtaaaaattattattagttgCCCCAGAGGGTAGTTTGACTGCTTAAAATGTAAAAACTCTAGTTAGATTTTATTAAGGTTTAGGTTTGAGATCTGCTGTCACAAAAACAAGATGAAACTTATCAATTATATAGTTCACTGGTTATAGAACCATTCACTAGACTCAAGGTTGAAAGGAAGAACTCAGATAGGGTTCTTCCTTTTTGGtcattaaaacacaaaaaagtaTTGAATTAGTGAATTGTCTGCCAGTCGATTTGCCCTGAAAGTGGGCGTAGCCAAAAAAATGATTATGATTGTCATCTAGCGGGAGGCCAGTGCCAAACTGATCTCCATGGAAAGTTTAATTGTTTTGTCACCGAAAGAACAGGTATCACAAATAACATTGGACCACTGGGGCACTACTGGGGCTGGTTAGATACATCTCCAGTTTCAGGTTTTACCTACTGTTTTTAGTAGCTTTTGTTAGGAATCCATATTGGTTAGGAATGGAACTGGGTGTGGGTTTAAAACCTTTAGCTAGCTTATGGGGTGAGAGATATCCAATAATACTTTGTGAGAACCCAGCAAATGGTATTAGAGTGCATTGTTAAAAGAACAATCTCTTGTAAAGGGAGGTTTCTGATCCATGTCCATGTATTTCTCAAACTTTTCCCATATTTGGAGGCCTAATTGAGATCAGGCTTCATCATCTCTTCTCCACATGGGGCACCTGAATTCAAGTTTGATAGTCTTGGGCTGGTGATTGTGGTGTATGGGATGTGTGATTAGGGAGGATTCCCTGGGTTGGGAATGGAATTGGATGTGAGTATATAAGTGTGAGAGAAAGTTTTACTCTTCAGGTAAGGTTTTGCGTGGGAGTGGCCCGAGAGAGCATAACGTACAGCTTTTTACACAGTTATACTTTGTCACCGTCTCCATCTCAGTGCACACATTGACTTCCAGGTGATTAAGAATCAAACGTGTTGAATATTCTGATTTTTGTATGGTTGAATTCGCTTTGGAGTTGAATGGAACAGGTGAATGTTATGCTTGTATTAATGCTGGAGGGCTATGCCAAACTGATGGCAAGGGAAAGTTTAAATGTTCTGTGACAGAAAGAACAAGAATACACTCAAATTACAGTCAAAATCTTACAGAGAATTCATTTGAATATATTCTCTGCTTATTATTCTTTGCTTCTCCAAGTCTTCCAGGAAGCTTATaccattttatctctaacttgTTGCAGGCGATGGGAAATCAGGATGGAAGCTAAGCATAGGACTTTGTAAGATACCTCTCAACCATATATCTTAGGGAgtaaattttcttctaattctttttGCTTCAACTCCtagttttaaaacaaaaagaaacatgACAGAGGgcaatatagttttttttcctgttttgaTATTGGAATATATATAGGTTAGATATTTGCTTGTCATCTTTACATTCTGATGACTCCTTTCTGCGATTAATTGCAGCTATATCTGGAACCGCCATATTGATGGTTCTGGCTGTTTTCTTCCTTAGAAAGCTGTCACGGCCTCATTCCGTGCTCTTTGGAAACAAGAAAAGTAAGGATTACCAAAACATTGAGGCTTTTTTAAGGAACTGTGGATCCCTTGCTCCTAAAAGGTATAGTTTTTCAGATATTAAGAAAATGACCCATTCATTCAAACATAAACTGGGCCAAGGTGGGTATGGAGATGTTTATAAAGGTAAGCTATTTGATGGTAGTTGTGTGGCAATCAAGGTATTAATTGAGTCTAAAGGTGATGGTGAAGAATTTATTAATGAGATTGCTAGTATTAGTAGGACTTCCCATGTCAATATAGTCACTCTTTTAGGCTTTTGTTTTGAGGGTAAAAACAGAACTCTTATCTTCAAGTTTATGTCCAATGGATCACTTGAGAAGTTCATACATGAAAAAGGGTCATTGAAGTGGGAAACATTGTACCAAATCATAGTAGGTGTAGCTCGAGGATTAGAGTACTTACACCGCGGTTGCAACACACAAATTTTACACTTTGACATAAAGCTTCATAATATTCTCCTGGATGAAGACTTTTGTCCCAAGATATCTGATTTTGGTCTCGCTAAAATTTGCCCCAAGAAAGAAAGTATTGTATCAATGACAGGTGCACGAGGGACTGTTGGTTATATTACTCTAGAAGTATTTTCTAAAAACTTTGGCGTAATCTCTCACAAGTCAGATGTTTATAGgtatgaaatgatgattttagaaATTACTAGAGGAAgacaaaaaaacaatatttaagtAGATAATAGCAGTGAATCATATTTTCCCCAATGGATTTACAGGCGtttggaagaagatgaagaacttgGATTGCATGGCATTTCCCATGAAGAGGATAAAGAAATTGTAAGGAAGATGATAATAGTGAGCTTGTGGTGCATACAAACTAATCCTTCAGAACGGCCGACAATGAGTAGAGTTGTGGAGATTTTGGAAGGGAGCCTTCATTCCTTGCAAATTCCGCCGAAGCCTTTCCTATCTTCACCAAGATCAACCCTTAGAGATTCTTCAATTAGCATACCAAGCTAAGTTGCTCTCAAAATGATGCCTTAATAGATACACCAATCTTCAAACAAGGAAACATTTAGTATTTTCTCACCTTTCTCATTATAATGAATGTATTTGCAAAAAAATTTGTCACATTTatacaaaagaataatatatttatatatactatattatcATCTCTAAACCAAACCCCATTTGAATCTTATTACAAAACTAAACCTTCCTGGGATTTTTATATCCTAAGGAATATGAGATAAACTCAACTGAGGGTAATGCCTAACAACAAGTAGCATATAATGGGTAGTAATCTAGTTGCTATATGATAAGGAGCAAGTTGCGCATGGTTAAACACTGCTCATAGGCTTTGGGGTGTTTTCCCCGCTTGCTCACCAGGGAACTGAACCCCAATTCACCAAACAGTGAGACCCTGTATGCGTCAACATAGCGCTTTATAGACAAAATAATCaccaacaaattataaattgatcaaaattagTAATCTTTTTAGAAGTGTCAATCAACTTACAGAAAACTGAAGATTAATTGCCTTTGGCAATTTAACAAATACTGTCAACAATCTATCATAAGTAAAGTTGATCCACTGTTAAAAATATTACCCGCTTTGCAACTCAAAATACGTATAACAATGTcaaagtttatatattatttaatcaatcttCTATTATCATCTTTAAGCAAGATGCATACCTAACATTTTTTCCGCATGGTGTTACATTTTCAATATTACAGGAGTTAGgatactttatttaatttataacatatttGATGGTGAGCCACATTCACATGATAGCATTACAGAAAGAGCTAAGTTGTAAAATAAAGCATATTTGagttggtttggtttgaatatatAGTTCTACTCAAACAAACCAATTTCAAGTTAGAGATTTCActtggaaaagaaaatgttCCATACTAATGCATTTAGGTCCCTAACCATGGGTTCCAATGCACAAGATCTTGTAGCACTCTTCTTAGGATCGATTCAGGATCACGAGATCTTTTTCTGTTAGATACAAAGGGCTGTCGCACAAAATATACTTCAGATCGTGATCAACTCATTTGACCCATCTAGTAATATTGTTCATGCTGTTGTAGATATTGTTCAACCTTCAAATGATATTATTCACATCATTGACAACTCTTAAATTAAATTGTGCACCAGTTCAAACTGGACATCATAAACTCAGTCTCACCCCAATCTCCAAGTCTTTGTCGATTAGATAAAGTTGTTCACATATCTGTAACTTATTAACTGAGGGTTATTTTGGTGCATGTGAAGATTTGTCTCCGATGGGTTTACGAGCAAAGAGTAAGTGTACTTGTAAAGAGCTTCAACCAAGAAAGAATGAAGGAGAATCTCGATATATTTAATTGGAGATTAAGTCAAGAAGAGCTGGACAAGATCGAACAAATCCCACACAGCCGAGGAAATACTTCTGAATTTGCTGTATCGGAGCAAGGTCCTTACAAATTCATCGAGAAGTTCTGGGATggagaaatataaattttatcaatgttTGTGATTGTGCTACAACAATAAAATCACCGGTTCATAACCGTTTGATTTGGGTTTCGGGTTAGCCATTATGcattgaataaaatctatacaTGTGTTGTTTTACACGGTATATATATGGCTCAATGTTAATTTCTACAAAAATTTTCACCAGCCGAGCGTgcatatatattcataaaaactaAGCAAATGCTTGATTGATTTAATCAGAATTTTCTTCTGAAAATAGTGAAGATTCCAGGGGCACCCTTAGCCTCAATTGGCAAAACTATTGCTCTTTTAGGCTTTGGCGCCCTGATTCTGTGAAAAAACTGCTTTCCAACCAATTCAACTCGGATTAAATCAGGCGATGAGCTTTTCATCACTTCTGAAAAAACTTTGGATTAACTTGAAATGTTCTTACTCTCATGCTTAGAATAGCAAGATTTTGTCCCTCAAACTATCCCAACGGTTATTACACATGAGTTGTaggtaataaaaataagatatagaGAATGTCCTTTTAGTATATTTTCAGCCATTGGAAGACCAAAAGTTCTCTACTTTCTAAGTCAACTGCGTGTATGATGATAATTTAGAGTGAAAGTACATGGAAGTAAAAAATGGAGCAGTATAAAGCATTCAatttaaggtttattttttcAAAGAGTTCTGATTTAGTTGTTAGAATGTCCAGTGTGTCTTATCTTGTGCTTTTCTTCACTCTCTCATCTGGTACTTTTTTCTTTGGCTCAAGAAGAAAATGGCTCCAGCCCCAAATGTGAATCGTTCGTCTGTGGAATTCTCGACCGTATAGGCTTCCCTTTCTCCAATGAAACTTTCCCTTAGTGTGGATTTTTGACAGTGAAGGGTTGCAAAGAACAAGTTCAGAGGATTCAACTGGAGGAAAATGGGCCAGAGTTTCAAGTTCTAAGAATCTCCAAGGATAATTGTCATGGGCTCAAGTTGGGAGCCGTGACAAGGCTTTGGACAGCTACGAGTGATGGGGAGTTTAAGAGCGAGTATGCATGATCATTAGGTTTGTGATGCAATAACTGTAGTTAGGAGTGCTCCAACCATCGGGGCGTGCGCAATGTTGTTGTGGTAGCGCATTGAAGAAGGGACTAGGCCAACCCTACACAAACTGGTCGGGAGCTGGAGCCGCTCCCCTGATCATTCTAAGACAGGATGAAACCAATGATCTTAAGCCAAAATATGGGTGCATGCAAGGCTGATCCTCGAGACGACCCATTGAGGAAGCTGCACAGGCAAGTTGAGAAACTTCGGCCTATGACACTTGAGGGGCGTTTGGTTgaaggtttttaagattaccttggtaatctatcttttattcccttgtttggtttgtcagtaataaaagattacagtaatcttctattaccaatgctgacatgacagataatataagtgacattctgattaccacctttaccttaggtatttaaatattactgaggtaatcttgaatttattataattatattattatttattaattttttgagataaaaataaatttatttttaattaatatgacaaataatataaaaaaatatttaaaaataattatattcaaacgcatttaagtaaaataatttactggtaattttttattacctttaaccaaatgcaataattatttatatctatcaaatttgattaaacatagtaatcatttatacccagtaattttctaagtaatctatctttaaggtaatctttctattttggtaataaaatattacccaaaccaaacgcccctttgGTATCAGAACCAAACCATCACCAATGCTGCGGTAGCAAAACAGAGATCCCTCCAAGCAAATTGCAGACAGCGATAGATTAACCGTTCTGCACAGGGCTTGCGAAAATCTTGAAGTTAAGTAGCAAATGCCAAGAATACATCATGCCATAACGAGGGGGTGCACCAGGTGGAGGACGGGGCTCTTCTGGAGTGTCATGTGGAGAGTGACATGACGGGTATGTCACGCTTGACAGGTGGTTGCGCATCCTTTTAGCCAATATGGAGGACACTCATTGTGTAGTCATTTGATATGGCCAGTGGAGGACTGAGGGTATTTTGTGAGTTGAGTGGAGTACGAAGGTGTGCTCTATTATGTCATGGGCTCATGTTGGGAGTCGTGACAGGGCTTTGGATAACTACGAGTGATGGGGAGTTTAAGAGCGAGTGTACATGGTCATTGGGTTCGTGATGCAATAATTGTAGTTGGGGGTGCTCCAGCCATAGGGTGTGCATAATGTTGTTGTGGTAGCACATTAAAGAGGGGACTAGACCAACCCTGCACAATCTGGTCGGGAGCTGGAGCCGCTTCTTTGATGAGTCTAAGGCAAGACAAAACCAATGATTCTAAGCCTAAATGTGGGCATATGCAAGGCTGATCCTCGAGACGACCCA contains:
- the LOC123213596 gene encoding uncharacterized protein LOC123213596; the protein is MSGVSYLVLFFSFSHLVLFSLAQEENGSSPKCQSFVCRILDRIGFPFSNEPFPQCGFLTVKGCKEQVQRIQLEENGPEFQVLSISKDNTLTLSHPGKFKNPQLGSKSCVDYLQNLTIPSSNFLSFEVKPQNQILFSCPGKPYTVGLNFASLCNGSRDSIVYYNGIKPDGSSAPPQNCSLIQFRSNKNGKGLHFSNLFTGWFQLQVNVTSECRECHHRGGTCRFDNSGEFKCRDARSGRIPWVGNGIGCEYISVRESFTLQVNVMLVLMLEGYAKLMARESLNVL
- the LOC123214527 gene encoding PR5-like receptor kinase, whose translation is MVLAVFFLRKLSRPHSVLFGNKKSKDYQNIEAFLRNCGSLAPKRYSFSDIKKMTHSFKHKLGQGGYGDVYKGKLFDGSCVAIKVLIESKGDGEEFINEIASISRTSHVNIVTLLGFCFEGKNRTLIFKFMSNGSLEKFIHEKGSLKWETLYQIIVGVARGLEYLHRGCNTQILHFDIKLHNILLDEDFCPKISDFGLAKICPKKESIVSMTGARGTVGYITLEVFSKNFGVISHKSDVYRRLEEDEELGLHGISHEEDKEIVRKMIIVSLWCIQTNPSERPTMSRVVEILEGSLHSLQIPPKPFLSSPRSTLRDSSISIPS